In Arachis hypogaea cultivar Tifrunner chromosome 2, arahy.Tifrunner.gnm2.J5K5, whole genome shotgun sequence, a genomic segment contains:
- the LOC112736444 gene encoding uncharacterized protein isoform X5, giving the protein MALPTPPLPDWLVQWATKILKQELNYLLYYGKNIKDLENQVNKLKLERQKLGDRVAEDEDRHGREIYDDVSKWLDGADTIIDAYEKFEKEEEEAHMKCLAGFPPNLPARYFLSKKSIEIKGKAESQLQKAKFDIISRSRGPPSVSLVLSNVDYQSLPSRVTAMKDITNALKDSSARMIGVHGPSGVGKTTLVMEAVNRVQNDQEKPKLFDVVIMANVTKSPNIRKIQGQIADMLWMKLDEESEEGRASRIRERLKKEKESTLIILDDLYGKVDLNILGIPWQSGDGNQKNPKGKKSLGSSTPNEETKQQGLADGGVMMNSQKASDASSSSSLASNSVIALTTEERYKGCKVLLISEVRQVLNQMDVRPKLVVPLELLNEKDARTLFNKIAGIGDKSTEFGELPAQIVEKCDGLPMSLVTTAKALKGRSRLVWQDTYQKFETQTMTGTPEHSTRVIYDLLENEELRITFLLCACMDNDALVSDLVRACIGLGFLRGIYTVKDTRSRVQVMLMKLRESGLLSDSYSSDRYTMQNLVRNAALSIAFKERHMLMLNKVRVDEWPDDDELRRYAAISLRHCDIIDAITKTMTCDRLKILEVINNDPQLKLPKKFFEQMKELKVLILTGINLSPSDSSVGCLTKLRMLCLEHCTLSSSKEELSLSEELSIIKNLENLRILSFSGSNINCLPVELGDLSKLQTLDISNCPKLRVIPPDVISRLTSLEELYMRKTQIQWPKIINGDENDERKNASLLELGELNQLTNLDIQIQSVDHLPENLFFDKLSSYKIVIGSSNRYMKRDFKMPEKYELSRFLAIHQKSGIHIHSHKGIKMLFERVEYLLLGKLNGVQDLFYELNLKGFSHLKYLAIQNNHDIQFLIHPKDREEHHEKAFEKLETLELHKVTQIEGLCFSSYLLSESSFVNLKAITINFCEKLKYLFLPSLLKHLTALETIQIFDCDSLKEIVPVERPDESEMLKLPKLHTLTLQSLKDFIGFYSISTTESTKFLFHEKVEVSVLERLELRSIQIDQIWNDQSSNFGNLIHLDVSGCHSLKYLLPFSLAKNLKKLQSLYVSECYQMENIFPDGPVKVAKDATFPNLKNIKLSRMSSLRKIWNLNVPVEKLDTLVIEKCNQLVSVFSHDMEGIFQGLSSLTVTDCKSLETIFDLTADQNWYARPYQTLLRDVHLESLRKLESILRCKQDQEGTLQLKSLQNITVHGCGNLKNIFPFTIAKHQLENLQCLVVSDCSTLKEIVAVQNVTSDNSSSSGTSNPVPLVFPELTSIKFSKLPEFENFCGGHCELKCEKLDEVSIELCDKLELFRESQLLHETFPSSQAATSAQRKPLFHEKVMNKLRSMHIELQHTSSSTRYRRDKLEVLRLSRLEDTEILFRFLHSNPNLKSLWLDNCLFDKLVESQEKSSSDGNEHIGVVPKLKTLRLTNLSCLKEIGFEHDAILQRIESLLLENCPKLDTIVPSKERIRFNFLTNLEVVYCKCIKYVMPLSTAKSLGQLVTMKVINCESLEEIIVSDHQTVDKEVDEQSRTNNKIVFKQMKALELVSLKNLKSFCSSKICSLEFPLLEKFVVSACPKMEKFSEKEIKTMPTIMQKVYVVRDEEKRLCWNGDLRATIEHIYNKKKYYEGMDKISVSEHLVLEEGWKTEKALDKGWFYSLKTLTLERCKFESFAIPFFVLRCLKSLKELEVRNCKNITCIFEMNDIKGTFQLEKLTLEELPNVTHVWPQQDKQNDSRFRNLQQVFVKSCRKLKALFPVAIATNLKMLEQLEVHFCDELLEIVEKGSGGGGETKKFVFLYLTWLGLFNLPRLTHFYDGMFTLECPELKILYPFNCNKFELFQTPQENSPSITRPALFSDIKDISKVKTLSMKSKDNSVLKSWSQQSEDLKLEYLRGLMLTFDDDVNNEYSTLQCEILGRRTPNLQRMGIMNSTSLKNILFPSQNRKILENLEYLALSCLFELSSIGGLEYLSKLQKFGVFQCPLLRTIEQYPSSLKKLNVAGCHGLQCLFTSSAAKSLKHLKELYVYDCKSLKDIVRKEQGDETATEEIIFQQLKSISLQYLECLECFYQGNAALKLPSLAQAKIWKCPKMIIFSQQLRQEDPSEKVSVSFHSGADKSEVQLTHYHQLNLAVGAQFLNQTFLFLNDYPEMQGKWVGASGIPVEWSFNYLKYLEVEGCDFLTNAVLPSHLLPLLRNLENLTVKKCKFVAAIFDVKDTPPEHDDPNKIVKIPVKKIILEELPTLTHVWNNDPKPSLSFPSLEKVFVEECKSIKSLFPASVPRDNLEHLDVRNCGELEEIVAKDEAFPQEVIILFPKLTCLVLRDLPKLRRTCSGMQSLLDWSAVLTRLYVSRCPMLKVFAQDIQNSNPGVEDGFATDDDKHHLFSSAQKVTTSNFEELELSKEDVRMIEKGLLHVDLQNLNYLGLNNFNDNETDEFPDVFLSKMSLPKLKEFQLLDCAFKYIFRPKRPDMDYSKMLSQLNYLNITNLHKLNSMGFEHPWMAPLLESLETLKVSECNLLTNLAASSVVSFLYLRVLRVENCAGLKYLFTSSTAKSLGALQELVITKCKSLEKVVAHEEGDKPDDMVLFSNLYTLSLNELPQLESFYTGNSTLYFPMLYGNLLCTITKCNKMKTFSHGDVLPKFMQGKIDEDPWHGDLNAAVQKQFQKAHIITTTAPWTYMDLLPTERSLLLLSFITLAQSANSTIKKKQRRTLELPCPPEYNENVTG; this is encoded by the exons ATGGCTCTTCCTACACCTCCTTTACCAGATTGGCTTGTCCAATGGGCAACAAAGATCTTAAAGCAAGAGCTGAACTACCTCCTGTACTATGGAAAAAACATTAAAGATCTAGAAAATCAAGTTAACAAGCTCAAGCTAGAGCGACAGAAGCTGGGTGATAGGGTTGCGGAGGATGAAGACCGCCATGGGAGAGAAATATATGATGACGTGTCAAAATGGCTGGACGGGGCTGATACAATCATTGATGCCTATGAAAagttcgaaaaagaagaagaagaagcccaTATGAAATGTTTAGCTGGCTTTCCTCCTAATTTGCCAGCAAGATATTTTCTTAGCAAAAAATCAatagaaattaaaggaaaagcTGAGAGTCAGTTACAGAAGGCAAAGTTTGATATCATATCACGTAGTCGAGGGCCACCTTCAGTGAGTCTTGTTTTATCAAATGTTGATTATCAAAGCCTTCCTTCGAGAGTTACGGCCATGAAAGACATCACGAATGCATTGAAAGACTCGAGTGCTAGAATGATCGGTGTTCACGGGCCATCTGGTGTGGGAAAGACCACTCTAGTCATGGAAGCGGTTAACAGAGTTCAAAACGATCAAGAAAAGCCGAAGCTCTTCGATGTGGTGATCATGGCGAATGTGACGAAAAGTCCAAACATCCGAAAGATTCAAGGGCAGATTGCTGACATGCTGTGGATGAAACTTGACGAGGAAAGTGAAGAAGGAAGAGCAAGTCGAATAAGAGAGAGATTGAAGAAAGAGAAGGAGAGTACTCTTATAATCCTCGATGATCTTTACGGTAAAGTTGATTTGAATATATTGGGGATTCCATGGCAGAGTGGTGATGGAAATCAgaagaatccaaaaggaaagaagtcCCTTGGCTCAAGCACTCCCAATGAGGAGACAAAGCAACAAGGCCTAGCAGATGGTGGTGTGATGATGAATTCCCAGAAGGCCTCTGatgcttcctcttcttcttctttagctTCAAATTCGGTAATAGCGTTGACAACAGAAGAGCGCTATAAAGGGTGCAAGGTTTTGCTTATCTCAGAGGTGAGGCAAGTGCTGAATCAAATGGATGTAAGGCCAAAACTAGTTGTCCCTCTGGAACTCTTGAACGAGAAGGACGCAAGGACATTGTTCAATAAAATAGCAGGAATAGGTGACAAGAGCACTGAATTTGGAGAATTGCCAGCTCAGATTGTCGAAAAATGTGATGGATTACCGATGTCGTTAGTTACAACTGCAAAGGCCTTGAAAGGCCGAAGTCGGTTGGTTTGGCAGGATACTTATCAGAAGTTTGAAACGCAGACAATGACAGGAACACCTGAGCATTCTACACGGGTGATTTACGATCTATTAGAAAACGAGGAGCTCAGGATAACCTTCTTGCTTTGTGCTTGTATGGATAACGATGCATTAGTTTCAGATCTGGTGAGAGCATGCATTGGATTGGGTTTTCTTCGTGGGATCTACACAGTAAAGGACACCAGAAGCAGAGTGCAAGTGATGCTTATGAAACTTAGAGAGTCAGGGTTGTTGTCCGACAGCTATTCGAGTGACCGTTACACGATGCAAAATCTTGTTCGCAATGCGGCTTTGTCGATAGCATTCAAGGAGAGGCACATGCTCATGTTGAACAAAGTAAGAGTAGATGAATGGCCAGATGATGATGAGCTTAGAAGGTATGCTGCTATTTCCTTGCGGCATTGTGATATCATTGATGCCATTACTAAGACAATGACATGTGATAGACTTAAAATCTTGGAAGTTATCAATAATGATCCACAATTGAAACTTCCAAAGAAGTTCTTCGAACAAATGAAAGAGCTCAAAGTGTTGATCTTAACTGGCATTAATCTGTCACCGTCCGATTCATCTGTTGGTTGTTtaaccaaactcagaatgctctGTTTGGAGCATTGCACGCTAAGTTCATCCAAAGAAGAATTAAGTTTGAGTGAGGAATTAAGCATCATAAAAAACCTGGAGAATCTGAGAATTCTTAGCTTTTCAGGGTCTAATATTAATTGCTTGCCTGTTGAATTAGGGGATTTGTCTAAGTTGCAAACCCTAGACATAAGTAATTGCCCTAAACTTAGAGTCATTCCACCCGATGTAATCTCACGTCTTACTTCTTTGGAGGAGTTGTACATGAGAAAGACTCAAATTCAATGGCCAAAGATTATTAATGGAGACGAAAATGATGAGAGGAAAAATGCTAGCCTATTAGAATTGGGAGAATTGAATCAATTGACAAATCTTGACATACAAATACAAAGTGTGGACCATTTGCCAGAGAACTTGTTCTTTGACAAGTTATCTAGTTACAAAATTGTCATTGGCTCTTCGAATAGATATATGAAGAGAGATTTTAAAATGCCAGAAAAGTATGAATTGTCGAGATTTTTGGCAATACATCAAAAAAGTGGCATTCATATTCATTCTCACAAGGGAATCAAAATGCTGTTCGAAAGAGTTGAGTATCTTTTGCTGGGAAAACTCAATGGTGTTCAAGATCTGTTTTATGAGTTGAATTTGAAAGGTTTTTCCCATCTCAAATATCTGGCCATTCAGAATAATCATGATATCCAATTTCTTATTCATCCAAAGGACAGGGAGGAGCATCATGAGAAGGCTTTTGAGAAACTAGAGACTCTTGAACTCCATAAAGTGACGCAAATCGAGGGACTATGCTTCTCTTCATATCTTCTTTCTGAGTCCTCTTTTGTAAACTTGAAAGCCATCACAATCAATTTCTGTGAAAAATTAAAGTATCTCTTCTTGCCTTCTTTGCTTAAGCATCTAACTGCTCTTGAGACAATACAAATTTTTGATTGTGACTCTTTAAAGGAGATTGTTCCTGTAGAGAGGCCTGATGAAAGTGAGATGCTTAAGCTCCCTAAATTACACACTCTGACACTACAATCTTTAAAAGActtcattggattctattccataTCAACAACAGAAAGCACCAAATTCCTATTTCATGAAAAG GTTGAAGTTTCAGTATTAGAGAGACTGGAGTTGAGGTCGATCCAAATAGATCAAATATGGAATGACCAAAGTTCTAATTTTGGAAATTTGATCCATTTGGATGTGAGTGGTTGTCACAGTTTGAAATATTTGTTGCCATTCTCATTGGCAAAGAATCTCAAGAAGCTTCAAAGCCTTTATGTTAGTGAATGCTACCAGATGGAGAACATCTTTCCTGATGGACCTGTAAAAGTTGCTAAG GATGCTACTTTTCCAaatttgaagaatataaagctgaGCAGGATGAGCAGTTTGAGAAAGATATGGAATCTTAATGTCCCGGTTGAGAAACTGGACACACTGGTCATTGAAAAGTGCAATCAATTGGTGAGTGTTTTCAGTCATGACATGGAGGGAATATTTCAAGGACTAAGCAGCTTGACAGTTACTGATTGCAAGTCACTGGAAACTATATTTGACCTAACCGCCGATCAGAACTGGTATGCTCGTCCCTACCAAACTTTATTGCGGGATGTTCATTTGGAATCATTACGAAAACTGGAAAGTATATTGAGATGCAAGCAAGACCAAGAAGGGACACTTCAACTGAAATCTCTGCAGAACATAACAGTTCATGGTTGTGGCAACTTGAAAAATATATTTCCATTTACCATTGCTAAACACCAGCTTGAAAATCTGCAATGTTTAGTTGTATCGGATTGCTCCACATTAAAGGAAATTGTAGCAGTGCAAAATGTTACCAGCGacaacagcagcagcagcggCACAAGCAATCCTGTTCCCTTGGTGTTTCCTGAGCTAACCTCCATTAAATTTTCTAAGCTACCAGAGTTCGAGAATTTCTGTGGAGGACATTGTGAATTGAAGTGTGAAAAATTAGATGAGGTGTCTATTGAACTTTGTGACAAGCTCGAACTATTTAGAGAAAGCCAACTCTTGCATGAAACATTTCCGTCCTCTCAAGCCGCAACATCTGCTCAAAGAAAGCCACTCTTTCATGAAAAG GTAATGAATAAGTTGAGGTCGATGCATATTGAGTTACAGCATACAAGTTCGTCAACTCGCTATCGACGAGACAAGTTAGAAGTTCTTCGCTTGTCCCGGTTAGAGGACACTGAGATTCTATTTCGTTTCCTTCACAGCAATCCTAATTTGAAGAGCCTATGGCTGGATAATTGTCTCTTTGACAAGTTGGTGGAGTCTCAAGAAAAGTCCTCTTCCGATGGAAATGAACACATAGGAGTTGTTCCAAAGCTAAAAACCTTGAGGTTAACCAACTTGTCTTGTCTTAAGGAGATTGGCTTTGAACATGATGCAATTCTTCAAAGAATAGAGTCATTGCTTTTAGAGAATTGTCCTAAATTGGATACTATAGTGCCTTCAAAGGAGAGAATACGTTTCAATTTCTTGACCAATTTGGAAGTGGTATATTGTAAATGCATAAAATATGTAATGCCACTTTCAACAGCTAAAAGCTTGGGTCAACTCGTCACAATGAAGGTAATCAATTGTGAATCTCTGGAGGAAATTATTGTATCAGATCATCAAACAGTAGATAAAGAAGTCGATGAACAGAGCAGGACTAATAATAAGATAGTTTTTAAACAAATGAAAGCTCTTGAACTTGTATCTTTGAAGAATCTTAAAAGTTTCTGCAGTTCCAAGATTTGTTCTCTTGAGTTTCCACTATTGGAGAAATTCGTGGTGAGTGCTTGCCCCAAAATGGAAAAGTTCTCTGAAAAAGAAATCAAAACCATGCCAACAATTATGCAAAAAGTGTATGTTGTACGTGATGAAGAGAAGAGATTGTGCTGGAATGGTGATTTACGAGCCACAAtagaacatatatacaataagaaG AAATATTATGAAGGTATGGACAAAATAAGTGTTTCCGAGCATTTGGTACTTGAAGAAGGCTGGAAGACTGAAAAAGCTCTTGACAAAGGTTGGTTTTACAGTTTGAAGACTTTGACGTTGGAAAGGTGTAAATTTGAATCATTTGCAATTCCATTTTTTGTTCTTCGATGTTTGAAGAGCCTAAAAGAATTGGAAGTGCGAAATTGTAAGAACATCACATGCATATTTGAAATGAATGACATCAAGGGAACATTCCAGTTGGAGAAGCTCACTTTGGAAGAGCTACCAAATGTGACTCACGTGTGGCCCCAACAGGATAAACAAAATGACAGCCGCTTTCGAAATCTGCAGCAGGTGTTTGTCAAGTCTTGTAGAAAACTGAAAGCCTTGTTTCCTGTTGCCATAGCTACAAATCTTAAGATGCTTGAGCAACTTGAAGTACATTTTTGTGATGAGTTGCTAGAAATTGTTGAGAAAGGTAGTGGTGGAGGTGGTGaaacaaaaaaatttgtgtttctttaTCTAACATGGTTGGGATTGTTTAACTTGCCGCGACTCACTCACTTTTATGATGGAATGTTCACTTTGGAGTGTCCAGAGTTAAAGATTTTGTATCCGTTCAACTGCAACAAATTTGAACTATTTCAGACACCACAAGAAAATAGCCCTTCAATTACTAGACCAGCCCTTTTCTCAGATATAAAG GACATTTCCAAGGTGAAAACTTTGAGCATGAAATCGAAGGACAATTCGGTGCTAAAGTCATGGTCACAGCAGTCCGAGGATCTTAAACTTGAATATTTAAGGGGACTAATGTTAACCTTTGATGATGATGTGAATAATGAGTACTCTACTTTGCAGTGTGAAATACTTGGGAGGCGGACACCCAATTTACAGAGAATGGGCATTATGAATTCCACAAGCCTCAAGAACATATTGTTCCCCTCTCAAAATCGCAAGATCCTTGAAAACTTAGAGTACTTGGCCCTAAGCTGCCTATTTGAGCTAAGCTCCATTGGCGGGTTAGAGTACTTGTCAAAGCTCCAGAAATTCGGTGTTTTTCAATGTCCACTTTTGAGGACAATAGAACAATATCCCTCCAGTTTGAAAAAATTGAATGTGGCAGGATGTCATGGATTACAGTGTTTATTCACATCCTCAGCAGCTAAAAGCTTAAAGCACCTTAAGGAGTTGTACGTTTATGATTGTAAATCATTGAAAGACATAGTGCGAAAAGAGCAAGGTGATGAAACAGCCACAGAAGAGATCATTTTTCAGCAGCTAAAAAGCATAAGTCTTCAATATTTGGAATGCCTGGAATGCTTTTATCAAGGCAATGCTGCCTTAAAGTTACCCTCTCTGGCTCAGGCGAAGATATGGAAGTGCCCCAAGATGATCATTTTCTCTCAACAATTGAGACAAGAAGATCCTTCAGAAAAAGTCAGCGTTTCTTTCCATAGCGGAGCTGACAAATCGGAGGTCCAACTAACTCATTATCATCAACTCAACCTCGCAGTAGGAGCCCAGTTCTTAAATCAG ACATTTTTATTTCTGAATGATTATCCTGAAATGCAAGGAAAATGGGTTGGCGCATCAGGAATCCCAGTTGAGTGGTCTTTtaactatttaaaatatttggAGGTGGAAGGTTGTGACTTTTTGACAAATGCAGTGCTCCCATCTCATTTGCTTCCCCTTCTAAGAAATTTGGAAAATCTGACagtaaagaaatgtaaatttgttGCGGCAATATTTGATGTGAAAGACACACCACCAGAACACGATGATCCAAACAAGATTGTTAAGATTCCGGTGAAGAAGATCATTTTGGAGGAGCTTCCAACTCTGACTCATGTTTGGAACAATGATCCCAAACCAAGTCTCAGCTTTCCATCTCTGGAGAAAGTCTTTGTTGAGGAATGTAAAAGCATAAAAAGTTTATTTCCAGCATCAGTTCCCAGAGACAACCTAGAGCATTTAGATGTGAGAAACTGTGGGGAGTTAGAGGAGATTGTTGCAAAAGATGAAGCATTTCCCCAAGAGGTTATTATTCTGTTCCCCAAATTGACCTGTCTGGTGCTACGGGATTTGCCAAAGCTAAGGCGCACTTGTTCTGGAATGCAAAGTTTATTAGACTGGTCTGCTGTCTTAACAAGATTATACGTTTCTCGTTGTCCAATGCTCAAAGTTTTTGCACAAGATATTCAGAATTCAAATCCAGGGGTTGAAGATGGTTTTGCAACTGATGATGACAAACACCACCTTTTTTCTTCTGCACAAAAG GTTACTACCTCCAATTTTGAGGAACTAGAGCTGAGTAAGGAAGATGTTAGAATGATTGAGAAAGGACTACTTCACGTGGACCTCCAAAACTTGAATTACTTGGGACTGAATAACTTCAATGATAATGAGACAGATGAATTTCCAGATGTTTTCCTCTCCAAGATGTCACTACCGAAATTAAAGGAGTTTCAGCTGCTAGATTGCGCCTTTAAATATATCTTCCGCCCAAAGAGGCCTGACATGGATTATTCCAAAATGCTCTCGCAGCTCAATTATTTGAATATTACCAATCTACACAAGCTCAATTCCATGGGGTTTGAGCACCCCTGGATGGCCCCTCTTCTTGAAAGTCTAGAAACCTTGAAGGTTTCGGAATGCAACTTGTTGACAAACTTGGCAGCTTCATCTGTCGTGTCTTTCCTCTATCTCAGGGTACTGAGGGTAGAGAATTGCGCAGGATTGAAATATTTGTTCACATCTTCAACTGCCAAAAGTTTGGGTGCACTGCAAGAATTGGTCATTACCAAGTGTAAATCATTAGAGAAAGTAGTGGCTCATGAAGAGGGAGATAAACCAGATGATATGGTATTATTCAGTAATCTCTATACTTTGTCTCTCAACGAGTTACCACAACTTGAAAGCTTTTACACGGGGAATTCAACTTTGTATTTCCCGATGCTATATGGTAATTTATTGTGCACGATCACTAAGTGTAATAAGATGAAGACTTTCTCTCATGGCGACGTGCTACCCAAGTTTATGCAAGGGAAAATAGATGAAGACCCTTGGCATGGTGATTTGAATGCCGCAGTCCAGAAACAGTTTCAGAAAGCACACATTATCACAACTACTGCCCCCTGGACTTATAT GGACTTGTTGCCTACTGAGAGAAGCTTATTGTTGCTTTCATTCATCACGCTGGCCCAAAGTGCTAATAGTACAATCAAGAAGAAACAGCGTAGAACACTTGAATTGCCA TGTCCCCCGGAATACAATGAGAATGTAACTGGATAG